Sequence from the Microplitis demolitor isolate Queensland-Clemson2020A chromosome 7, iyMicDemo2.1a, whole genome shotgun sequence genome:
ATGTCCTCGGCTAAACTACCCGTCTATCTCATCTTTTAAACCTACGGTCACTTAAGCCAACTgctcttatatttatattctaattttaattggacaatttatttttttatgaatttaaatatatcaaaaaatttaggtACACacagtaaaatatattgtgttaaaatcaacacaaatGTGTTAGAAACGCGCCACAcaatatttgtgttattttttaacacattttTAACACATACTATTTGTGCTGAATTTCAACAGAAAATTTGTGGTAAAATTTCAACACAAATTTCGAGTAATATGAGAAGTAACTTCAacactttttaaatgttaatggtgacacaaaaaaatgttaacttgTACATTTTACTTTTGtaccatgaattatttttaggttATCAAAAGTGTCAACAATTATTAGTCGACATTGAACTATTTTGTGATAGTAAACATGAtcctaaagttagcagacagttaacgattttcgaatttttttatcaacaaatcaattacgaaaaaaaaaaaaataaaaaataaaaatatgcgcatgtagaaaaGTGAAAAAGCAAcagatgcaattttttaaatattttttttttaactatacgAATCATGAACTTTgtcaacttaatttttttatgtccaattgaaaataaataaaatcaatgtcgcaaaaataataactaatcaAGCAGAACTAATGCTTAATGCGCTTCCCGCGTGAATAGAAggaagacatttttttaacacaattcAACTGTCGcttcaacactttttttgtgttgattttaaagtaacacttaataaatattgataatatcgatttttataCTAGGTAACACTTTTGAACTGTTGAATagaaaatcgattaaaatttttaaagtaacacagagaattgtgttgatttgacacaaaataatcaacacaaaaaatttaatacgaaACGTTTTTACCACAggtacataatattttttattgtgcaCTTTTCATTGAGGTCTGGCtgatttagaaaatttgtatGGGTTCCAAAAATCTATGCTTAGAAAATGAACAAGTTTTCTTGCACCAATTGtcagtttaaaaatacaagtaattaaaaccaacaaaaatatattgcaaAAAATGACTTGTAATTTTTGGAGCTGAATTATATCGAacccctaaaaaaattttttttttttttttattctttttgtaTATGAGGGAATAgttcttatttttaatcataataaaaaagaaaatgatataATGGATTCGCATATGAAATTCTTAGTAAAATGATGACGAAAatagatgaaaaatttaaaaaatataaaataaaaaagaatatacAAAGTAGAAAAACTTGTACTTGTCACAAGATTAGATTTCGCGACACCTGTTACTGTTGCTGTTTGATCGATCGCGTTTCATTCCCGAGAGTTCATACAAACATACCAAAGAGTgactaaaaaatgtaaaaagaaagaaaatacatatacaacacacatacaaatatatgtaaaaaaaatgactaacACTTTGCATATATGGCCAACAAAACACTAAATTGATGTGAAAAATCATTTACATGATGGACTATCGGTccctgttattttttttccattttttctaAAGTGTAAAAAAGGGTGCTGTCCCCTGAGTAGCACCCTTTCTATTCGCGAACCCCACCCCCTCCCCATCAATATTCCGAACACAAAAATCAGCTTTATTTCGACATGTCATAGGGTGAAGACGTAAAGGATTCTATAAATCCGAAAAAGCCTTAGAGTGTAAATACAAACTGTATATACTTTTTCTTACGGATATATACGAGAGACCGGGTAAAATGGGACATTATTCTgagcacaaaaaaattttttcctttttttttggctGGTCGAAAAAGATTGGGCAAGTTGACCAGTCCAAAAGGCGCagctaatttaaaattttcagttagaTGTATCGAAAGTGTCATGTCGTACATTATTGGTTACTGCTACTATCTTGCCAATCAACTATTACTCTATCGTCTTTTTAGACTTATCTAAAAGGCTTGAGAGCAAGTGGCAGAGAAGGTTTAATCATGCAATCagattcattttaaatattaaacaggATGATCACATCACTCCTTAACGTCGCAAATTAAATGGGCTTAGTATAAAATCTACAGACACTATTTTCTGGGATGTcatttgttcaaaatattGGAGGCTGGTCAACCGAAAAACGAGATATGTTTAAAGATGAAGATGCTATTAGACGGTCTGATAGACTTGCAGCTAAAAACAACAATGTTGCCTttaaaataccaaattttaGTACTACCACCTTTGAGCACTCGTTTGTTGTGTCCGCAATTCGGTTAAGGCAGGAGCTGCCATCAGATGTAATAAATACCCATTCTcttgaaagttttaaaaataaagcatttgAATTGTTCTTAAGTCTAGAAATTGATAGTACCTACTAACTTGTCAAAtctcattaatataaattatatgttcaATTTATATAGTACTCTATGTGACaatgtacataaattttatattttcgccATCTAGTTTTAAGCCTTGgcatataaattcaataaatgaaaacaaaaaatatctacatatttttttttcttcaaggGTTTAATACCTGGATTATTTTGTCGAGAGCTGAAAAAAGCTGACTCAGAAGTGAAATCGGCTACGATTGCAAAaagaaagatttttattattataaatataaattttttgttgcctAAAAAATGGTGTCTCATTTTCCTGATTGCACGAAACAATTTACTCAATGAtgaatgtatatctatatagtattaaaattgaattgttttgaataatttttggtaatCAGGCTTTGTTTTGTTCTTTCCTATAAAACCAAGCCACGCTACTTCttgcaaataattaaaattattttcccaagtaccattttttaaaatttatttactgtgaGTTGAATATTAATCGATTCGATAAACAAtctgcaataaataataataattaaatcaatcggctacaaataaaaaatgaaatcaataaattacataGTCAGTGATATTATTAAATGCATGTATGATATAGttgacatttattaataaaaacaataatgaatGGCAAGGTTGAAATACTATTATGTCTTACAACATCAATAATGTACTCAATATGTCATATGGATATAAATCTAATGTTACATGGCGCACATCGTACATGTATAGAATATGAGAATAAGAGAGAGGTGATGTATCAAGGTAATAGCAAAAACTcagcggtaaatttaaatcatttgagtTAGACTAGTGtattatagattattttatatattctatgTATCCAGTATACATACCGTGTAATagatatatatctgtataagATAAAAACGTGACggcgaatatatatatattatcggAAACGTCAGGGGTTCATATTGCGGTTCGAGTGTTTcatctaatatttaaaaagcgTCGTGTTTGCTATCAGATATCCTTTAAAATTCATGTTGATCACCGCCGATTCTCGATTTCGATtgaaaagctttttttttattttttaaagaacatAACTTTATGAAGCATTCAAACGTAACGCGATCTAAATCGTGAATAAGAATATCAGTAGATGGGGAAAGTTGgcagattaaatatttaagagtATAAGAGTGAAGTTGTACCCATGAGACTGCTCtgtatactttatttttgGGGTTTTTTCGCACATGCTTATGGAAATATTTGTGACCacatgttttattatttactatttatgtGTTCAGCGGGCTTGTTTGATCCTTCAATTTTGTTGATTATCAAAACGAATTCATAAAAGCTGATATctgcaataattttatatgtccTAGTATACCACTATTTTAAGATGGCTGATGAAGTGGACGACGAAAcgtcatttaattaataactaattttataaCATGGTCTACTTTTCTGCAATAtcatgtatataatttaaaaaatgccaTCTGGCAGTCGGAATGCAATGTAGACttcatcaaattaattataattacagtgtaaaaaattgggagtgattttgtttaaatccgaattcattTCGTCACTCGAAATTCcggaattataaaaaaataactctgcATACGGAGTTAACAAGGAGTTTATTTTTGCAGCGTAGTGAGTTTGGAATAATCCATGGATCTgcagattttatttcaatccgcaCTTGCTCTGATacaaagttttaatattaaaataaactccttttaggagtgaatttcactccaagGGGATTAAATAAGTAACCAGTAATCCACCTCGCAGCCACTCCGTACTCCAGATTAAATCCGCGTTTACTTCGCAAATTTTGTACAGTGTATTATTCTTTTATCAATGAATTTGGATACTCATAACTTTGAATGAACAGTTTACTAAATTGctgatgaaataataaaatagaatgcATCTCATCAGTTTTAATCTCTTTTAGGATAATCATAGACATTGGATTGAAAATCTATGATTATTCTCTTCAATTCtattaatgattgataatagtaaatattctaattcaacgttttataatattactttatTGAAAGCCGTAAGATGGGCAACGCGGAGTTTAATATTtcctatttgaaaaaataggaacaaagtttgaattttcgggaattcttaaaatttttaatgcctTTGGACAGCCGTTCTATTCCTAAACTAGTGGATCGATTGAACTCACCTCCGAACTTGATCGAGATCATTGCTCATAGAGTACTTCCTAAAACtgaattagtaaatattcactattTGCTAGCGAATTCGCTAATTCACTTTTAGTAGATATTCTAAAGTTTTATGAAGATACGTTCTTAATTGTGGGTGTTACCATTGCTGCAAGACTCAACATATTCATAATGAGTCATATAGTTCCTTTTACAGTGTCATAATAACTATAGGGTACGTTTTTAAATGaagttatttatcaataatcgtAATAGTGAATtctttaatagaaaaaaataattttatgaaaagtcactttttttttaagtacagtGAATTacagtatttattaattgattttgttACATAATAACAGTATGAAAGTTAAAGGAAAAATTACTCCAAATCATATCGATATAATACTTCATTGATATCATACGCTGAAGCAGGTAAGTGTCTGTATGGTCTATTGAATTCATCTACTTTAGATTTTATCcactgttttaaatttctcacGGTTGCGTACATGTTCAATCCATCAGATGaagtttttattaacaatccAGTTAATACAGAAATATTATCGTTACTAGGACAAATAAGAGGACTCCCCAAGAGtgtctataaaaattttcatacttgcataaaatttataatttgtaataaatattcattagtAGTGtacaaactaaatattttaataagtatatacatatatacttgcCTCTGAGTCCGATGATTCATTATCCAAAGTAGCAATGACACTTACAGAATCATTAAAAGTTATGTCTGGAATACTTTTgtcgattaaattattttcaaatttactatATGCATCGACAAATTCAGTataagaagaaattttttcaggaAATCTTTCAGTAGATATAtctgttaaatataaatttataattattgcatAATTTAACACACAAATCagtaaaatttgatattgaaaatataaaagagacaagatatttacttttattaggATTTCTTATCAGAGAAATTCGCATGCAGCTTTTGCCAATTTTATCTGAATATATATCCGTTGTAGTTGGTGAGTGTCTTACTGATATAGGTGAAATACTTCTTATCGgaataccaaaaaataaaataaccaaaccaggaattattattttttcatccgGAGCAGTGTTAtcattttctataaaattaattaagagaaaatatatttattgaa
This genomic interval carries:
- the LOC103569530 gene encoding uncharacterized protein LOC103569530, whose translation is MNTLITCILSLFLSFNIVLGDNSLDADFVIRDVDEDDLFYEQVDWLNEDRIPWVLPIFQLTNSSIPSRRYNRTFKCVGILVKLNAVLTSRLCIKDNETYVVASNLTSTSSSILKEYPYIYHHKLYPAVHSTSYNIVTITKNDNTAPDEKIIIPGLVILFFGIPIRSISPISVRHSPTTTDIYSDKIGKSCMRISLIRNPNKNISTERFPEKISSYTEFVDAYSKFENNLIDKSIPDITFNDSVSVIATLDNESSDSETLLGSPLICPSNDNISVLTGLLIKTSSDGLNMYATVRNLKQWIKSKVDEFNRPYRHLPASAYDINEVLYRYDLE